The following DNA comes from Acidobacteriota bacterium.
ATTCCGCTAGGTACGGTCAAATCGCGCATCAACCGCGGAAGAGTGGAACTGGCCAAGGTCCTGACCGACCAGCGAAAGCGGGGCAAGGGCCTTGAGGCCTGAACGGAAACGGTAACGCGAGACCGCGGGGGCGTCCCGGCCCGGCCGAACCCGCCGCGGAGCGAGCGAATGAATATGAATTGCGCACAACTGGAAACACTGCTCAGCGATTATCTGGAAGGCGAACTGAAGCCGCCCGTCCAGAGCGCTCTGGAAGAGCACCTGGAGTCGTGTGCCCGCTGCCGCCTGCTGATGGACGAACTGCGCAGCATGCAAACCGACTTCAAGGCGTTTCCGGAACTCGACCCGCCCCCCGGACTCGTGGAGGCGATCCTGCGCAAGACCTCGGGCATCCCCGACAAGCGCTCCCTGTGGAGAGACTTGCTGCTGCCCACTTTGCAGCCTTTCCTGACCCAGCGCTTCGCCTTCGCCACGGGAATCATGTTCGTCTTCCTGTCGCTGATGGTCAACGTGCTGGGACCGGGTTTCTCGGGGCTGAGCGCCTCCGACCTCACCTTCTCCAATCTGCGCGAGGGCGGACAGAGAGCCGCCACCCAGGTTTCTTCCTACTGGAGCAAGATGCAGGACGCCCGCCAGCGCATGTGGAACGAGATCTCCTTGTGGGCCGAGGACGTCACCGGACGCCTCGACTACCACCTGGTAACGGGACTCTTCAAGAGCTATCAGGATTCCGTGCAGGAGCAGGAGGACAAGCTGCGTCAGGAAGGCGATGAGGAAGGTTCTCAAGAGCCTGGAGAGGGCAACCCAGCCAGCTCTCCGCAAGCGCCGGAAGAGGATCGATAGGGCAAAATACACGCCACTTAAGAGACTAGAGAAACTATGACTACCCAATCCAATCCCAGCGATTCGCAGCAGGGCCGCAAGGTGCAGTGTCACTCTTGCGGACTGCCGCAACCCATCGAGCGGGCCCACTCCATCAAGGGTCGCTACTACTGTACCGACTGCCTGGTGGCGGGCGCCGAACTGGCCGGACTGGCCAGCGAATCCGACCTCAGCAACTACTCGGCCGGACGGGCCGCGCTTTTCGGACTTCTGCCCGGACTGGGGGCCGTCTACAACAACCAATACGTCAAGGCCGTGCAACACTTCGCCATCTTCGCCGGACTGGTCATGCTGGCCGACTATTCGGTGATCTTCATTTTCGCCTCCATCGTCTTTTACCTCTACACCATCGTCGACGCCTACCGTTCGGCTCAAGACATCATCAGGCGCAAGATACGCCGAGCCCAAACGGGCCAGCCCGTGGGAAATGGAGCCCGCGAAAACGTTCCCATCTGGGGCATCGCCCTGATCGGCCTGGGAGCGCTCTTCTTTCTCGACAACCTGCGCCTGGTCAGCATCCGCGACTTGTTCGACTATCTGTGGCCGCTGGTCTTCGTGGCCATCGGAGTCTATCTGATCTTCGATTTTTACCGGCGCGGCGAAAACGGAGAGCAGCAGACTCAGGCTTCCCATGGCGGAAGACCTGCCGGCAACGCCTACGGGGGAAGCGCTGCCGCTGCGCCGCCTCAGCCTCCTCAAGCCTCAGCGCCGCCTGAGCCCGAGGTGCCGAGTGCAGCGCCGGAAAGCGAGCCGCCCCAGCCACCCGCCCCGACCCGGCAAACCGCTTCCGAGTCCTCCTCCCCCCAAGCGGACCAAGAGGACCACGAGGCAGAAGGCAAGGAGAGCTGAACCATGGCTGGACGACGAAGTCTTTCAACTCTGACCACCGGGGTGATCCTGATCGGCGTAGGGGTCTTTTTCTTCCTCTACCAGGTCATGGACTGGGACATCTCGGTCATCGAGATTCTGCGCCTGATCATCCCCGCCTTTTTCCTATGGATCGGCTTGACCAAGCTGGTGCGCCATTACACCTGGGACCCCCAGGAAGCCGCCAACAACGCCGACAAGACCAGCCTGCTGGGTGGACTCTTCTTCACCTTCCTGGGCACCGTCATCGCCCTCGACTTCTTGTGGGAGTACGACTTTCTGCCCCTTTTCGCCTTCTACTGGCCGCTCGTCATCGTGACCTTCGGGCTGGGCAAGATTATCGACTACTTCCGCCTGGGGACGGCCATGCGCTTTCGGGGCGGCGAGATCTTCGGCATCATCGTCCTCATCTTCATCGGCCTCTCGGCCCGCACCATCGACGATGCCCATTGGAACCTTCTGCCTCCCTTCCTGGAGCGAGACGACCGCTGGGAGCGCGCGCCCCGCTGGCAAGAAGCCTATTCGGTCGACCTGGAAGGAGCCACCAGCATTCACGTAGCCAACCTTTACGGCGACGTGCGCATTTCGGGCGGAGAGGGGCAAGAGGGCGTGCGGGTCGAGTTGGTCAAGATCGTCAATGAATCGCGAAGAAGCGAGGCTCGGGAGGTGGCAGACCGCATCCGCCTGCAAAGCGAGGTGTCGGAGGGGGTGTTGCGGATCTCCACCAATCGCAGCTCGGTCTCCAGCAACCTCCGCTTCCGCACCGACATGGTCATCACCTTGCCGGACGACATGCCCCTGCAAGCCGTCAACGGCTACGGCTACCTGCGGGCCTCGCGCATGAAGGCCCCGGTCAAGCTGGAAAACAACCGCGGCGAAGTGGTGGCCGAATTCATCGACGGATCGGTCGACATCACCAGCCGCCGTGAACCAGTGCTGGTCCGGCGTATCAACGGCGATCTCACGGTCAGCAACGAACGCGGCTCGGTGCACGCCGAAGACGTCACCGGTCTGGTGCAGCTTTCCACCCAGCACGAAGAGATCAGGGCCCAAAGCGTAGACGGCGACATGCGCCTTTCCAACTACCACGGCAGCGTGCGCCTCAACGACATCGAGGGGATCGTCGAGATCGACGCCGTCGGCTCTCAGGTCAGCCTCTCCGACATCAGCAGCGACGTGACCGTGAGCAACTCCTACAAGGACTTCGAGGCCCGCGCGCTGGGAGGCACTCTGCGCCTCTCAACCAATAATTGCGATTCGGTCAGGCTCAACGAAATCGCCGGACTGGTGGAGATCGACGGGCGCCATTTCGACATCCTGGCCGAAGACCTGCAAGGGGGACTCACCGTCCGCGGAGAAAGCATCGGCCTGCAAGCGGAGCGGATCAACGGCCCGCTGGTGGCCCACACCAGTCTGCGCGACATCAGCATAGAAGAGGTCCCCGGCCCCCTGGATGTGCAGAACACCAACGGAGACATCCGGGTGGGGGCCCGGACTCCGCTGCGGGGAGCTTTTCTGGTCGAGAACAGCAATGGAGCGCTGGTGCTCGAGATCCCCCGCCAGGCCGCCTTCAACCTGACTGCCCAGACTCAGGGAGCCAAGATCGAATCGGACTTCGGCAACATTGAGGAAAGCGATGAAGCGCTGCGCTTCTCGCAGGGAGAGGGGGGCGTCGAAATCCGCCTGCAGAACCGATTCGCTGGGATCCGCATCAAGGCCGTCGGATGAGGCGGTATGAAAGGAATAGAAATGATTCAGAAACTGACCCTGGCAAGCCTGCTCTTGCTGACTGCTTCCTGCATTCAAATCGGCGATTTCGGGAAGGTAACCTACGCAGACATGAAGTCATCTGAACCGTCTCAGGGCGAAACCCGCTTGCAGGCGGAGGTCGACATGTCGGTTGGAGAGCTCATGATCCAACCCGGTGAAAACGACTTCACCTACAAGCTTGACGCCCGCTACAACAAAGAAGCCTACGAGCCCAAGGTCTCAATGTCCCGCGATGGAGATACCGCCAAACTGAAGGTCACCTTGGAGAAGACCTCCAGCGGCACCGCGCGCGGCAAAAACGAACTCGACCTGCGCCTCAACCCCCAGGCCGTCCTGGCCCTGACGACCAAAGCCGGCGTGGGCGAAGCCAGAATCGATCTCTCCGACATGAAAGTCGAGGAACTGCGCCTCGCCTCGGGCGTAGGCGCCACCCGGCTGACCATGCTGACCGCCAATCCCGTGCGCTGCAAGAGCTTCAAGATCGAGGCCGGCGTCGGTGCCCTGGAGGCCACCGGCCTGGGCAACCTCAATTTTGAGAGCATGCGCTTCGAGGGAGGCGTGGGAGGAGCCGAGCTGGACTTCTCGGGAGCCTGGGAGAACCCGGGTGAAATCGAGATCGAAGTGGGCGTGGGCGGTGTGGAAATCCGCATTCCCCGCGACGTCGGCGTGCGCCTTCGGGCCTCCGAGAGCTTTCTCTCGGGACTCGACTTGAACGACTTCCAGAAGGAAGGCGGCGGCCGCTACCGCAGCAACAACATCGACGATGCCCGCAAAGTCATCTCCATCAGGCTGGAAACCGGGATCGGGGGAGTCGAGATCAACTGGATCTAAGCGCGCCTGACGACACCATTCTCATCGCTTGCGCTCTCAGGCGAGAAACCGTCCGCCTGCAACGGCGCCTGACCGAACAGGCGGGCAGTCCCGAACTTTCTCAAAGGCTCGATTTCCGTCACACCGGAGTGGGAGCGCGGCGCAGCGAGAGCAGGCTGGCCGCCTTGTTGAGCGAGCGACGCCCCCGCCTGCTCATCTTCACGGGAACGGCCGGCGGGCTGGATCCCTCGCTGAACATGGGCCAGGTGGTCTTGCCGCGGGCCTGGCGCTTTCAAGACGGATCTCTCCACCCCCATGATGAGGCGCTGCTGGCCGCCGCGGCTTTGCAAGCGCAGAAGCTGGGACCCGGACTGCTGACATTGACCGACCTGGGTTTGACCGTGGCGCGGCCCGTGCTTCTCCCCTCGGCCCGCAAACGCCTCCACTTGAAGACCGGCGCCGCTGTCTGCGATATGGAATGCGCCGCCGCCCTGCGCACCGCCGCCAACCTGCAAGTACCCGTCCTGGCCCTTAAAGTGGTGTCGGACACCTCCCGGTCCCGCCTGACCGACTTCTGGAAACACCTCGACTCCAACCTCGACCGGCTGGCCCTCACCCTCAAAACACTCATCCCATCGCTGCTCGATTCCGGCTTTTGACGGCTTGCCTGGGGCAAATGCCCCAGGGATTGCGCTGGTCCCGCCGTGAAAGGGCGCTAGTGGAGGGGTTTGTTCGGGCACCGGTGTTGCTGTCTAGGAGGTATCATCATGAGCAACAAGACCACTATTCTGGACGGAAATCAGGCGGCTGTCTCCATGGCCTACCAGACCAGCGAGGTGATCGCCATTTATCCCATCACTCCTTCTTCGCCCATGGGCGAATTGGCCGACCAGTGGGCTTCGGCGGGCCAGCCCAACGTGTGGGGATCGGTTCCTCTGGTGCAGGAGATGCAGTCGGAAGGCGGAGCCGCCGGAGCCGTCCACGGGGCGCTGCAGGCGGGAGCGGTCACGACCACCTTCACGGCTTCCCAGGGGTTGCTGTTGATGATCCCCAACATGTACAAGATCGCCGGAGAGTTGACCCCGGCCGTCTTCCACGTGGCGGCCCGTTCGCTGGCGGCCCAGGCCCTTTCCATCTTCGGAGATCATTCCGACGTGATGGCGGTGCGGGCCACGGGGTGGGCGCTGCTGGCTTCGGCCTCGGTGCAGGAAGCCGCCGACATGGCCCTGATCGCTCAGGCCGCCACCCTTGAAAGCCGCATTCCCTTCCTGCATTTCTTCGACGGCTTCCGCACCTCTCACGAGATTTCCCAGGCCGCTCTGCCCGAAGCCGAAGTGGTCAAAGCCATGGTGGACGAGAAGCTGGTGGAAGCTCATCGGCGGCGGGCGCTCACCCCGGACCGGCCCGTGATACGGGGCACGGCCCAGAATCCCGACGTCTTCTTTCAGGCCCGCGAAAGCGTCAACGCCTACTACCAGCGCTGTCCCCGGATCGTAGAGGACGTCATGCAGCGCTTCGCCCAGTTGACGGGACGCCGCTACCGCCTCTTCGACTACCTGGGCGCACCCGACGCCGAACGCGTCATCGTCCTCATGGGATCGGGTTGCGAGGCGGCCCAGGAAACCGTCGAGCACCTGCAAGCCCAGGGCGAGAAGGTGGGGTGCCTCAAGGTGCGCCTCTACCGTCCTTTTGCGGCCCGGGCTTTCCTCGAGGCCCTTCCCGACGGCGTCGGGTCCATCGCCGTCCTCGACCGCACCAAAGAACCGGGAGCCTCGGGCGAGCCTCTCTACCTGGACGTTGTAGAAGCGCTGGCCGAGAGGGCCCAGAACAACGGTGCCGGCATGCCCCGCGTCATCGGGGGACGCTACGGGCTGTCTTCCAAGGAGTTCACCCCGGCCATGATCAAGGCGGTCTTCGATGAACTCAAGTCGGCCAAACCCAAGAACCATTTTACGGTGGGCATCAACGACGACCTGACCCACACCAGCCTCGACTACGATGAGGATTTTTCCACCGAGCCTGACGACGTGACCCGGGCCGTCTTTTACGGCCTGGGCTCGGACGGAACCGTCAGCGCCAACAAGAACTCCATCAAGATCATCGGCGAGAAGACCAGCCATCACGTGCAGGGATACTTCGTCTACGACTCCAAGAAAGCCGGTTCGGTCACCGTCTCCCACCTGCGCTTCGGCCCGCGGCCCATTCATTCGACCTACCTCATTCACCGTCCCAACTTCGTGGCTTGCCATCAGTTCGGATTCCTGGGCAAGTACGACATGCTCAGCCAGGCTGAGCAGGGTTCGCTGTTCCTGCTCAACAGCCCCTTCGGCCCCGAGGAGGTTTTTCAACGTATTCCGCGCGAGGTGCAGCAGGTGATCATCGACAAGAGGCTGCGCCTGCATGTCATCGATGCCTACGCCACGGCCCGGCGCATCGGCCTGGGAGTGCGCATCAACACGGTCATGCAGACGTGCTTCTTCGCCCTCAGCGGCATACTGCCCCGGGGGGAGGCCGTCGAGGCCGTCAAGGACTCCATCCGAAAGTCATACGGCAAGCGGGGCGAGCAGGTGCTGCGCATGAACTTCCAGGCCGTCGAGCAGGCCCTGGAGAACCTTCACCAGGTCGAGATTCCGAGTCAGCCCCGAGGCGACCTGACCCTTCCCCTGGCCGTGCCCGAGCAGGCGCCGGAGTTCGTGCGTCAAGTGACGGGCGAAATCATGGCCGGGCGCGGCGACCAGCTTCCCGTCAGCGCGCTGCCCTGCGACGGGACCTACCCCTCGGGGACGGCGCGCTGGGAGAAGCGCAACATCGCTCAGGAGATTCCCGTGTGGGATCCGGACGTCTGCATCCAGTGCGGCAAGTGCGCCATGGTGTGTCCCCATTCGGTGATCCGCATCAAGGTCTACGACCCCGCCCATCTGGAGGGCGCGCCCCAGTCATTCCTCTCCTGTCCGGCCCGGGACAAGGAGTGGAAGGAGCTCAAGTACACCATCCAGGTGGCTCCCGAAGACTGCACGGGATGCGCGGTGTGCGTCGACGTCTGCCCCGCCCGCAACAAGTCCGAAGCGCGGCTCAAGGCCATCAACATGCGTCCTCAGCGTCCGCTGCGCGAGCAGGAAAAGGGCAACTGGGACTTCTTTTTGCAGATCCCCGACATCGAGCGCGGGCAGGTCAATCATCAGCGCGTCCGCCAGGCTCAGGTGCTGGAGCCGCTCTTCGAGTTCTCAGGCGCTTGCGCCGGGTGCGGCGAGACACCCTACATCAAGCTGATGACCCAACTTTTCGGCGACCGGGCCCTGGTGGCCAACGCCACCGGCTGCTCCTCCATCTACGGCGGAAACCTGCCCACCACTCCCTGGACCCGCAACTCCCAAGGACGAGGGCCGGCCTGGTCGAATTCGCTTTTCGAAGACAACGCCGAGTTCGGATTGGGCATGCGGCTGGCTCTCGACAAGCAGACCGACAGCGCCCGCAAGCTGGTCGAGCAACTGGCGCCACAGATCGGGGCAGAGCTGGCCCAGGAGATCCTGCGAGCCCGACAAAGCGACGAAGCAGGCATTTTCGAGCAGCGCCGCAGGGTGGAGCAACTCAAAGGGAAGCTGGAGCAGATGGATTCTCCCCAAGCCCTGAGGCTGCTTTCGCTGGCCGATATGCTGGTCAAAAAGAGCTTGTGGATTATCGGCGGCGACGGGTGGGCCTACGACATCGGCTTCGGAGGACTCGATCACGTGCTGGCTTCGGGACGCGACGTCAACGTGCTGGTGCTGGATACTGAAGTCTACTCAAACACCGGGGGACAGATGTCCAAGGCCACGCCGCTGGGGGCAGTGGCCAAGTTCGCCGCCGGGGGCAAGCCGCTTCCCAAGAAAGACCTTGGGCGGATCGCCATGTCCTACGGCCACGTCTACGTGGCCTCGGTCGCCATGGGAGCCAAGGACGAGCACACCCTCAAGGCCTTTCTGGAAGCGGAAAGCTATCCCGGCCCCTCGCTCATCATCGCCTACTCCCACTGCATAGCCCACGGCATCGACATGACCACCGCCAATCAGAACCAGAAGGCGGCCGTGGAGTGCGGCTACTGGCCCCTCTACCGCTTCGACCCGCGCCGCGAGGAGGATGGTCACAACCCCTTCCAACTCGATTCGCGCAAACCCAAGCTTGACTTCAAGGACTATGCCTACCGTGAAAACCGTTTTAAGATGCTGAGCAAGACCGATCCCGCCAAGGCCCGCCATCTGCTGGATATGGCCCGCCAGGACCTGGCCCGCAAACGGCGCCTTTATGAAGAAATGGCTCAGCGCCCGGAGGTGAACACATGACCGACCTGACGACCTCCTACCTTGGATTGCAACTCAAAAATCCGCTGGTGGCCTCGGCCTCTCCGCTCTCCGAGAGCCTCGACAACTACCGCCGCCTGGAGGATGCCGGCGTTGCCGCCGTGGTCAACTACTCGCTTTTCGAAGAGGAGATTACCCACGAGTCCTACGAACTGCACCACCATCTCACCCAAGGCACCGAGAGCTATGCCGAATCGCTCAGCTACTTCCCGGAACCCGAGTACTTCAAATTGGGGCCGGAGGAATACTGCAAGCACATTCAGCACGCCGTGGAAGCCGTCGACATCCCGGTCATCGGCAGTCTCAACGGGCATTCCCTGGGGGGTTGGACCAAGTATGCCCAACTGATCGAAGAAGCCGGCGCCGCGGCCCTGGAACTCAACCTCTACTACCTTCCTACCGATCCCGAAGTGTCGGGCCAGGAGATCGAGCGGCGCTACCTGGAAGTGATCAGGCAGGTGCGCTCCAGCGTCAGCATACCGCTGGCCGTCAAGCTCTCTCCCTTCTTCAGCGCCATGGCCCACTTGGCCCGCAGCATCGACCTGGCGGGGGCCGACGGACTGGTGCTCTTCAACCGCTTCTACCAGCCCGACATCGATTTGGAGGAGCTGGAGGTGGTCCCCAACGTGCTGCTGAGCAATTCCCAGTCGCTACGCCTGCCGCTGCGCTGGATCGCCATCCTGTTCGGTCATCTGCAGTGCAGCCTGGCGGGCACGGGAGGCGTCCACACGGCTCAGGACGCACTCAAGATGGTTATGGCCGGCGCCGACGTGGCCATGCTCTGCTCAGCCCTGCTGCGAAACGGAATCGATCATGTTCGAGAAGTCCTCTCCGAGCTAGTAGAATGGATGCAGGAACGAGAGTACGATTCGGTCCGCCAGATGAGAGGCAGCCTCTCGCAGCGGTCCTGCCCCGATCCGGCGGCTTTTGAACGCGCCAACTACATGAGGGCGCTGCGCACCTACCGGGTGAACTGACAGGAAGGGGTCCGCCATGCGTGAGATTCAAGCCTATGAACTGATGAACCGCGAAGTCATCAAGGTCCGCGACGACATGACCTTGCAGACAGCCGCCTCCATCCTGGCCGGCAATGCCATCTCGGGAGCGCCTGTGGTGGATGGCGACGGCTCCGCGGTGGGGGTCATCTCCTACTCCGACATCGCCGCCCATGCCGCCGAAGGGGACGAAAGCCTGTCCGCCTCCGCCGACTATCTGCAAGGGTGGGAGGACAAGCTCAACGCCGAGGACCTCGATTCACTGCAAATCGATAACGGGGGCACTCTGGTGCGCGACGTGATGACTCCTACCGTCTACACCGTGCCTCACGACACGCCCGTCAAATATATCGCCCGCGCCATGATCGCCGGGCGCGTCCACCGTCTCTTCGTCACCAAAGGAGATGCCATCGCCGGCATCATCACCACCCTCGATCTGCTGAGCATCCTGGCCCGGGATGAAGATGAAGACTGACCTGTGGCACGACCTCCGCAGGGATGCGCGCCCCCCACAGTTCGCCACTCTTCTCAGCCGCTTTGAAATGAGCTCTTGACAAATCGATGCTGATTGATAAAATGTTTTTTATCAAACTGAGAAAGGACGGTTTACCGATGAGCACGAGAGTGACGGGAATGATCACGGTTTTGTTGCTGGCAGTGCTGACCCTGCCGCTGTGGGCGCAAGAAGAGGGATCGGCTCAAGAGGGCTTTGAGCTCATGAAGAGACTGGAGGGCGAATGGAAAGCTGAGGTCGATGGCGGCGAATCGACCGAAGTGAGCTATCGCCTTTACTCGGGCGGTACGGCGCTCTTCGAGCACTTCTTGCACGCGCCTTCGGAGCGGGGCGCCTTCGCGAGTCCCGAACAGGCGATGATGGTGAGCGCCATCTACGTCAACGGGGGACGTCTCTTCCTCGATCACTACTGCACCTCCGGCACCCAGCCCCGCCTGGCGGCCCGCCGTATCAGCGACGAGATGGTGGAGTTTGAATTCGAGACGCCGCAGCGGGGAGATCACGAAGGCCACATCCACCGTGCCGTTTTCCGCTTCCAGGATGACGATCATTTCACCAGCCAGTGGACCTGGCGTGACGAGCATGGCCAAGAGCACAGCAGCATGCGTCGCCATACCCGGCAGCAGACCCGGTAGCTAGTGCTGCCGGTCATAAGTTCTGAGCCAGGGCCGCCGTTTTTTGTCCCTGACAGGGACAGATTCGCCAGCCCAGCGACTGTGTTCAAAGTCAAGTCCGGGCTCGCTGAAGGCGAGCGATTCGCCAGCCCAGGGTCAGCCCC
Coding sequences within:
- a CDS encoding zf-HC2 domain-containing protein, whose product is MNCAQLETLLSDYLEGELKPPVQSALEEHLESCARCRLLMDELRSMQTDFKAFPELDPPPGLVEAILRKTSGIPDKRSLWRDLLLPTLQPFLTQRFAFATGIMFVFLSLMVNVLGPGFSGLSASDLTFSNLREGGQRAATQVSSYWSKMQDARQRMWNEISLWAEDVTGRLDYHLVTGLFKSYQDSVQEQEDKLRQEGDEEGSQEPGEGNPASSPQAPEEDR
- a CDS encoding DUF5668 domain-containing protein; translated protein: MTTQSNPSDSQQGRKVQCHSCGLPQPIERAHSIKGRYYCTDCLVAGAELAGLASESDLSNYSAGRAALFGLLPGLGAVYNNQYVKAVQHFAIFAGLVMLADYSVIFIFASIVFYLYTIVDAYRSAQDIIRRKIRRAQTGQPVGNGARENVPIWGIALIGLGALFFLDNLRLVSIRDLFDYLWPLVFVAIGVYLIFDFYRRGENGEQQTQASHGGRPAGNAYGGSAAAAPPQPPQASAPPEPEVPSAAPESEPPQPPAPTRQTASESSSPQADQEDHEAEGKES
- a CDS encoding DUF4097 family beta strand repeat-containing protein; the protein is MAGRRSLSTLTTGVILIGVGVFFFLYQVMDWDISVIEILRLIIPAFFLWIGLTKLVRHYTWDPQEAANNADKTSLLGGLFFTFLGTVIALDFLWEYDFLPLFAFYWPLVIVTFGLGKIIDYFRLGTAMRFRGGEIFGIIVLIFIGLSARTIDDAHWNLLPPFLERDDRWERAPRWQEAYSVDLEGATSIHVANLYGDVRISGGEGQEGVRVELVKIVNESRRSEAREVADRIRLQSEVSEGVLRISTNRSSVSSNLRFRTDMVITLPDDMPLQAVNGYGYLRASRMKAPVKLENNRGEVVAEFIDGSVDITSRREPVLVRRINGDLTVSNERGSVHAEDVTGLVQLSTQHEEIRAQSVDGDMRLSNYHGSVRLNDIEGIVEIDAVGSQVSLSDISSDVTVSNSYKDFEARALGGTLRLSTNNCDSVRLNEIAGLVEIDGRHFDILAEDLQGGLTVRGESIGLQAERINGPLVAHTSLRDISIEEVPGPLDVQNTNGDIRVGARTPLRGAFLVENSNGALVLEIPRQAAFNLTAQTQGAKIESDFGNIEESDEALRFSQGEGGVEIRLQNRFAGIRIKAVG
- a CDS encoding LiaF domain-containing protein encodes the protein MIQKLTLASLLLLTASCIQIGDFGKVTYADMKSSEPSQGETRLQAEVDMSVGELMIQPGENDFTYKLDARYNKEAYEPKVSMSRDGDTAKLKVTLEKTSSGTARGKNELDLRLNPQAVLALTTKAGVGEARIDLSDMKVEELRLASGVGATRLTMLTANPVRCKSFKIEAGVGALEATGLGNLNFESMRFEGGVGGAELDFSGAWENPGEIEIEVGVGGVEIRIPRDVGVRLRASESFLSGLDLNDFQKEGGGRYRSNNIDDARKVISIRLETGIGGVEINWI
- the nifJ gene encoding pyruvate:ferredoxin (flavodoxin) oxidoreductase, translated to MSNKTTILDGNQAAVSMAYQTSEVIAIYPITPSSPMGELADQWASAGQPNVWGSVPLVQEMQSEGGAAGAVHGALQAGAVTTTFTASQGLLLMIPNMYKIAGELTPAVFHVAARSLAAQALSIFGDHSDVMAVRATGWALLASASVQEAADMALIAQAATLESRIPFLHFFDGFRTSHEISQAALPEAEVVKAMVDEKLVEAHRRRALTPDRPVIRGTAQNPDVFFQARESVNAYYQRCPRIVEDVMQRFAQLTGRRYRLFDYLGAPDAERVIVLMGSGCEAAQETVEHLQAQGEKVGCLKVRLYRPFAARAFLEALPDGVGSIAVLDRTKEPGASGEPLYLDVVEALAERAQNNGAGMPRVIGGRYGLSSKEFTPAMIKAVFDELKSAKPKNHFTVGINDDLTHTSLDYDEDFSTEPDDVTRAVFYGLGSDGTVSANKNSIKIIGEKTSHHVQGYFVYDSKKAGSVTVSHLRFGPRPIHSTYLIHRPNFVACHQFGFLGKYDMLSQAEQGSLFLLNSPFGPEEVFQRIPREVQQVIIDKRLRLHVIDAYATARRIGLGVRINTVMQTCFFALSGILPRGEAVEAVKDSIRKSYGKRGEQVLRMNFQAVEQALENLHQVEIPSQPRGDLTLPLAVPEQAPEFVRQVTGEIMAGRGDQLPVSALPCDGTYPSGTARWEKRNIAQEIPVWDPDVCIQCGKCAMVCPHSVIRIKVYDPAHLEGAPQSFLSCPARDKEWKELKYTIQVAPEDCTGCAVCVDVCPARNKSEARLKAINMRPQRPLREQEKGNWDFFLQIPDIERGQVNHQRVRQAQVLEPLFEFSGACAGCGETPYIKLMTQLFGDRALVANATGCSSIYGGNLPTTPWTRNSQGRGPAWSNSLFEDNAEFGLGMRLALDKQTDSARKLVEQLAPQIGAELAQEILRARQSDEAGIFEQRRRVEQLKGKLEQMDSPQALRLLSLADMLVKKSLWIIGGDGWAYDIGFGGLDHVLASGRDVNVLVLDTEVYSNTGGQMSKATPLGAVAKFAAGGKPLPKKDLGRIAMSYGHVYVASVAMGAKDEHTLKAFLEAESYPGPSLIIAYSHCIAHGIDMTTANQNQKAAVECGYWPLYRFDPRREEDGHNPFQLDSRKPKLDFKDYAYRENRFKMLSKTDPAKARHLLDMARQDLARKRRLYEEMAQRPEVNT
- a CDS encoding dihydroorotate dehydrogenase-like protein, producing the protein MTDLTTSYLGLQLKNPLVASASPLSESLDNYRRLEDAGVAAVVNYSLFEEEITHESYELHHHLTQGTESYAESLSYFPEPEYFKLGPEEYCKHIQHAVEAVDIPVIGSLNGHSLGGWTKYAQLIEEAGAAALELNLYYLPTDPEVSGQEIERRYLEVIRQVRSSVSIPLAVKLSPFFSAMAHLARSIDLAGADGLVLFNRFYQPDIDLEELEVVPNVLLSNSQSLRLPLRWIAILFGHLQCSLAGTGGVHTAQDALKMVMAGADVAMLCSALLRNGIDHVREVLSELVEWMQEREYDSVRQMRGSLSQRSCPDPAAFERANYMRALRTYRVN
- a CDS encoding CBS domain-containing protein translates to MREIQAYELMNREVIKVRDDMTLQTAASILAGNAISGAPVVDGDGSAVGVISYSDIAAHAAEGDESLSASADYLQGWEDKLNAEDLDSLQIDNGGTLVRDVMTPTVYTVPHDTPVKYIARAMIAGRVHRLFVTKGDAIAGIITTLDLLSILARDEDED